Proteins encoded by one window of Erwinia pyrifoliae DSM 12163:
- the cysI gene encoding assimilatory sulfite reductase (NADPH) hemoprotein subunit yields MSDEKYPGPLVVEGKLVDAERLKKQSNYLRGGIAEDLHDGLTGGFNGDNFLLIRFHGMYQQDDRDIRAERAEQKLDARHAMMLRCRLPGGIMTPKQWLAIDKFASDNTIYGSIRLTNRQTFQFHGILKGNVKPAHQMLHEVGLDALATANDVNRNVLCSSNPIESELHQEAYEWAKKLSEHLLPRTRAYAEIWLDKEKVATTDEEPILGETYLPRKFKTTVVVPPHNDVDLHANDMNFIAIAEQGRLVGFNLLVGGGLSIEHGNKATFARTASEFGYLPLSKILDVAEAVVTTQRDWGNRTDRKNAKTKYTLERVGPDVFKAEVERRAGITFEPTRPYEFTTRGDRFGWVKGIDNQWHLTLFIENGRLLDYPGRPLKTGLAEIAKIHRGDFRLTANQNLIVAGVPEAEKENIERLAVAHGLMENVSHQRENSMACVAFPTCPLAMAEAERFLPQFVTRVEEILTAHGVGDEHIVLRVTGCPNGCGRALLAEIGLVGKAPGRYNLHLGGNRIGTRIPRMYRENINEEQILAILDELIDRWSQERYADEGFGDFTLRAGVVQPVRDPARDFWQ; encoded by the coding sequence ATGAGCGATGAAAAATATCCAGGCCCACTGGTGGTTGAAGGCAAGCTGGTCGACGCCGAACGCCTGAAGAAACAAAGCAACTATTTGCGCGGTGGCATTGCTGAAGACCTGCATGACGGGCTGACCGGCGGCTTTAACGGCGACAACTTCCTGCTGATCCGCTTTCACGGCATGTACCAGCAGGACGATCGCGATATCCGCGCCGAGCGTGCCGAACAGAAGCTGGATGCGCGTCATGCGATGATGCTGCGCTGCCGCCTGCCGGGCGGGATCATGACGCCAAAACAGTGGCTGGCCATCGATAAATTTGCCAGTGATAACACCATTTACGGCAGTATCCGTCTGACCAACCGTCAGACGTTCCAGTTCCACGGCATCCTGAAGGGCAACGTCAAACCGGCTCATCAGATGCTACACGAAGTCGGGCTGGACGCGCTGGCCACCGCTAACGACGTTAACCGCAACGTGCTGTGCAGCTCGAACCCGATTGAGTCCGAACTGCACCAGGAAGCGTATGAATGGGCGAAGAAGCTCTCCGAGCATCTGCTGCCGCGCACCCGCGCCTATGCAGAGATCTGGCTTGATAAGGAAAAAGTGGCCACCACGGATGAAGAGCCGATCCTCGGTGAAACCTATCTGCCGCGTAAGTTCAAAACCACGGTAGTGGTGCCGCCGCACAATGACGTTGACCTGCATGCCAATGACATGAACTTTATCGCCATTGCCGAACAAGGCAGGCTGGTCGGTTTCAACCTGCTGGTTGGCGGCGGTCTTTCAATCGAACACGGTAATAAAGCCACCTTTGCCCGAACCGCCAGCGAGTTTGGCTATCTGCCGCTAAGCAAGATCCTCGACGTGGCTGAAGCGGTGGTGACCACCCAGCGTGACTGGGGCAACCGCACCGACCGTAAAAATGCGAAAACCAAATACACCCTTGAGCGCGTGGGGCCGGATGTCTTCAAGGCAGAAGTGGAACGCCGTGCCGGTATCACCTTTGAGCCGACCCGGCCGTATGAATTCACCACCCGTGGCGATCGTTTTGGCTGGGTGAAGGGCATTGATAATCAGTGGCATCTGACGCTGTTTATCGAAAACGGCCGCCTGCTGGACTATCCCGGCCGCCCGCTGAAAACCGGACTGGCAGAAATTGCCAAAATCCACCGGGGCGACTTCCGCTTAACCGCGAATCAGAACCTGATTGTTGCCGGGGTGCCGGAGGCAGAAAAAGAGAACATTGAGCGGCTGGCGGTGGCGCACGGCCTGATGGAAAACGTCAGCCACCAGCGTGAAAACTCCATGGCCTGTGTGGCATTTCCGACCTGCCCGTTGGCGATGGCGGAAGCGGAGCGTTTTCTGCCGCAGTTTGTCACGCGGGTGGAAGAGATCCTGACCGCGCACGGCGTGGGCGATGAGCATATCGTTTTGCGCGTAACGGGTTGCCCTAACGGCTGTGGCCGTGCGCTGCTGGCGGAAATCGGCCTGGTGGGCAAAGCGCCGGGGCGCTATAACCTGCATCTTGGCGGTAACCGCATCGGGACGCGCATTCCGCGTATGTATCGCGAAAATATCAACGAAGAGCAAATTCTGGCTATCCTTGATGAGCTGATCGACCGCTGGTCACAAGAGCGATATGCGGATGAAGGCTTCGGTGATTTCACCCTCCGCGCCGGGGTGGTGCAACCGGTACGCGATCCGGCTCGTGATTTCTGGCAATGA
- the cysJ gene encoding NADPH-dependent assimilatory sulfite reductase flavoprotein subunit: MTTQAPLNMLPLNPDQLARLQAATGDYSPMQLAWLSGYFWGMVNPASGAVAAAAPAAAEVPAVTILSASQTGNARRLAEQLRDDLLGAKLNVSLVNAGDYKFKQIGQEKLLVVVTSTQGEGEPPEEAVALHKFLMSKKAPKMNASAFAVFGLGDTSYEFFSKAGKDFDSRLAELGAERLLERVDADVEYAAEAQAWRLQLTDILKARVPQAGSSQMTAAAAGSINAISSSPYSKEAPLSASLAVNQKITGRHSVKDVRHIEIDLGDSGLRYQPGDALGVWFENDAALVQELLQLLWLKGDEPVTVDGRSVPLAQALQKHYELTVNTPQIVEQYARLSRNEALLAQIGDKSALQHYAQNTPIVDMARYAPTELNAEQLTGLLRPLTPRLYSIASSQAENENEVHITVGAVRFEIEGRARAGGASSYLADRLSEDAEVRIFIEHNDNFRLPADPQTPVIMIGPGTGIAPFRAFMQQRDSEGAGGKNWLFFGNPHFTEDFLYQVEWQRYVKDGLLTHIDLAWSRDGQHKVYVQDKIRANGAELWRWIEEGAHIYVCGDANRMAKDVEQALLEVVAEFGAMDIEAADEFLSELRIERRYQRDVY; this comes from the coding sequence ATGACGACTCAGGCACCTTTAAATATGCTTCCGCTTAATCCGGATCAGCTCGCCCGCCTGCAGGCGGCGACCGGTGATTATTCCCCCATGCAGCTGGCCTGGCTTTCCGGTTATTTCTGGGGCATGGTCAACCCGGCATCGGGTGCGGTAGCCGCCGCTGCGCCAGCAGCAGCCGAAGTGCCGGCGGTCACCATCCTTTCTGCTTCCCAGACCGGTAATGCCCGCCGTCTGGCTGAACAGCTGCGCGACGACCTGCTGGGTGCAAAGCTCAACGTCAGCCTGGTCAATGCCGGTGACTATAAGTTCAAACAAATTGGCCAGGAAAAACTGCTGGTGGTGGTCACCTCCACTCAGGGCGAGGGGGAGCCGCCGGAAGAAGCGGTGGCACTGCATAAATTCCTGATGTCGAAGAAAGCGCCAAAGATGAACGCCAGCGCCTTTGCGGTGTTTGGCCTTGGCGATACGTCGTATGAATTCTTCAGCAAGGCCGGTAAAGATTTTGACAGCAGGCTGGCCGAGCTGGGCGCTGAACGCCTGCTGGAGCGCGTTGATGCAGACGTAGAGTACGCTGCTGAGGCGCAGGCCTGGCGCTTACAGCTAACCGATATTCTAAAAGCACGCGTTCCGCAGGCGGGCTCGTCTCAGATGACGGCTGCCGCAGCGGGCAGCATCAACGCCATCTCCAGCAGCCCGTACAGCAAAGAAGCACCGCTTAGCGCCAGCCTGGCGGTTAATCAGAAAATCACCGGTCGCCATTCCGTTAAAGATGTACGCCACATCGAAATTGACCTTGGTGATTCCGGGCTGCGCTATCAGCCGGGCGATGCGCTGGGAGTCTGGTTTGAAAACGATGCGGCGCTGGTACAGGAGCTGCTGCAACTTCTCTGGCTGAAGGGCGATGAGCCGGTGACGGTGGATGGCCGCTCCGTGCCGCTGGCGCAAGCGCTGCAAAAACATTACGAACTGACGGTAAATACGCCGCAGATCGTCGAACAGTATGCCAGGCTCTCACGTAATGAGGCGCTGCTGGCGCAGATAGGCGATAAGAGCGCTTTACAGCACTATGCGCAGAACACGCCTATCGTTGATATGGCGCGTTATGCCCCGACCGAACTGAACGCGGAACAGTTAACCGGGCTGTTGCGCCCGCTCACGCCGCGCCTGTACTCCATTGCCTCCTCGCAGGCGGAGAACGAAAACGAAGTCCATATCACCGTAGGTGCCGTGCGTTTTGAGATCGAAGGCCGCGCCCGAGCCGGGGGCGCTTCCAGCTATCTGGCCGACCGTCTTAGCGAAGATGCAGAGGTGCGCATTTTCATCGAGCACAATGACAACTTCCGCCTGCCGGCCGATCCACAAACCCCGGTGATTATGATTGGCCCCGGCACCGGGATCGCCCCGTTCCGTGCCTTTATGCAGCAGCGCGACAGCGAAGGGGCTGGCGGCAAGAACTGGCTGTTCTTTGGTAATCCGCACTTTACCGAAGATTTTCTTTATCAGGTCGAGTGGCAGCGCTACGTCAAAGACGGTTTGCTGACCCACATTGACTTAGCCTGGTCGCGTGACGGGCAGCATAAGGTCTACGTACAGGACAAAATCCGTGCTAATGGCGCAGAGCTGTGGCGCTGGATTGAAGAGGGCGCACATATTTATGTCTGTGGCGATGCCAACCGCATGGCCAAAGACGTTGAGCAGGCATTACTGGAAGTGGTAGCCGAATTTGGTGCAATGGACATCGAAGCGGCAGATGAATTTTTAAGCGAGCTGCGCATTGAGCGCCGTTATCAGCGAGATGTGTACTAA
- the queD gene encoding 6-carboxytetrahydropterin synthase QueD produces the protein MATTLFKEFQFEAAHLLPHVPAGHKCGRLHGHSFMIRLEITGEVNPHTGWVMDFSEIKSAFKPIYDRLDHYYLNDIPGLENPTSEVLAEWIWQQMKPALPLLSAVMVKETCTAGCVYRG, from the coding sequence ATGGCAACCACGCTATTTAAAGAATTTCAATTTGAAGCCGCGCACCTTTTACCGCATGTGCCAGCCGGACATAAGTGCGGCCGCCTGCACGGACACTCCTTTATGATCCGGCTGGAAATTACTGGCGAAGTGAACCCCCATACCGGCTGGGTAATGGATTTTTCCGAGATCAAAAGCGCATTTAAGCCGATTTATGACCGGCTGGATCACTACTATCTTAACGATATTCCCGGTCTGGAAAACCCGACCAGTGAAGTGCTGGCAGAATGGATTTGGCAGCAGATGAAACCTGCCCTGCCGCTGTTAAGCGCGGTCATGGTAAAAGAGACCTGCACCGCCGGATGCGTCTACCGTGGCTGA
- a CDS encoding amino acid ABC transporter permease: MPSWFNLAIESFWPMLYAGLTFTIPLTLIAFTLGLSLGAVVALVRLYGPRPLQSLVRFYVWLIRGTPLLVQLFLIFYALPGVGITIDAFPAAVIGFTLNIGAYTSEIIRATLLSVPKGQWEAAHSIGMSWGQTLRRIVMPQAARVAVPPLSNTFIALVKDTSLASVITVPELFLAAQRIAAVTYQPLILYTEAAIIYLLLSSVLSALQARLEKKLANNGAIKGRDND; encoded by the coding sequence GTGCCCTCATGGTTTAATTTAGCAATCGAATCATTCTGGCCAATGCTTTATGCCGGTCTGACATTCACCATTCCACTCACGCTGATCGCCTTTACGCTGGGTTTATCCCTTGGCGCTGTTGTCGCTCTTGTCAGACTGTATGGCCCCCGGCCTTTGCAAAGCCTGGTGCGCTTTTATGTCTGGCTTATTCGCGGCACGCCGCTGCTGGTTCAGCTGTTTCTTATCTTTTATGCTTTGCCCGGGGTCGGTATTACCATCGACGCTTTCCCGGCCGCCGTAATCGGCTTTACGCTGAATATCGGGGCTTATACTTCGGAGATTATTCGCGCCACGCTGCTGTCCGTCCCCAAAGGGCAGTGGGAAGCTGCGCACTCTATCGGTATGAGCTGGGGCCAGACGCTGCGACGCATTGTTATGCCTCAGGCGGCACGGGTTGCGGTACCGCCTTTATCAAATACCTTTATCGCGCTGGTTAAAGACACGTCTCTGGCGTCGGTGATCACCGTTCCCGAACTGTTTCTCGCCGCGCAGCGTATTGCGGCGGTAACCTACCAGCCATTAATACTGTATACCGAAGCGGCGATTATTTATTTACTGTTAAGCTCGGTGTTGTCTGCTTTGCAGGCGCGACTGGAAAAAAAGCTGGCCAACAACGGTGCTATAAAAGGAAGAGATAATGATTAA
- a CDS encoding amino acid ABC transporter ATP-binding protein, translating into MIKLSAIEKRFDGNPVLKNINLTINEGAVTALIGPSGSGKSTLLRCINLLEIPQAGELTIGDERLLFTGSARVSKKDTRRICQQTGMVFQNFQLFPHLTVIENIMEGLITVQKQSRPQAEERAEMLLNKVGMLHKRDAWPATLSGGQQQRVAIARALAPSPKVLLCDEPTSALDPELSQEVVAVLKQLANEGMTMLMATHDLRLAANIASQVVFIEAGEIVESDSSKNIFTRASKARTKAFISTLTETLPDWEI; encoded by the coding sequence ATGATTAAATTATCCGCCATTGAAAAACGCTTTGATGGTAACCCGGTATTAAAAAACATCAATCTGACCATCAATGAGGGCGCGGTAACCGCGCTGATTGGGCCGTCAGGAAGCGGCAAAAGCACCCTGCTGCGCTGTATCAACCTGTTGGAAATTCCTCAGGCTGGGGAATTAACCATCGGTGATGAACGGCTTTTATTTACCGGCAGCGCCCGCGTGAGCAAAAAAGACACCCGCCGCATATGCCAGCAAACCGGAATGGTGTTTCAAAATTTTCAACTGTTCCCGCATTTGACCGTGATTGAAAATATCATGGAAGGCCTGATCACCGTCCAGAAGCAGAGCCGGCCACAGGCTGAAGAACGCGCCGAAATGTTGCTGAATAAGGTTGGCATGCTGCACAAACGGGATGCCTGGCCTGCCACGCTGTCCGGCGGCCAGCAGCAGCGTGTGGCCATTGCCAGAGCGCTGGCTCCTTCGCCTAAAGTGTTGCTGTGTGATGAACCCACTTCGGCGCTGGATCCGGAGCTATCACAGGAAGTGGTCGCGGTGTTAAAGCAGCTTGCCAACGAGGGCATGACCATGTTGATGGCAACGCACGACCTGCGTCTCGCCGCGAATATCGCCAGCCAGGTGGTATTTATTGAGGCGGGCGAAATAGTGGAAAGTGACAGCTCGAAAAATATTTTCACCCGGGCCAGTAAAGCCAGAACCAAAGCGTTTATCTCGACGCTGACCGAAACCTTACCCGATTGGGAAATTTAA
- a CDS encoding amino acid ABC transporter substrate-binding protein, with protein MKSIATLLLAGMVQFGLSSQAMAETELSKVQSAGALKIGTEGTYPPFSYHDTSGKLTGFDVEIGREVAKRLNVKAEFVEAKWDGLIAGLDARRYDAVINQVAITAPRQQKYDFSVPYISSRAVLIVRSNNSAIKSFDDLKGKKSAHTLTSNFAQLATRYGAQVVGTDGFNQSVDLVASGRADATINDNLSYLDFKKHRPDVKVKIAATLPAAEDEGILLRKGNTELKAAIDKAISDIKSDGTYQRISQHYFGADVSE; from the coding sequence ATGAAATCTATCGCAACGCTGTTATTAGCAGGCATGGTGCAGTTCGGCCTTTCATCACAGGCAATGGCAGAAACCGAGCTGTCCAAAGTTCAGTCGGCGGGCGCGTTGAAAATCGGCACCGAGGGTACCTATCCGCCCTTCAGCTACCACGATACCAGCGGCAAACTCACCGGCTTTGATGTTGAAATCGGTCGTGAAGTTGCAAAACGTCTGAATGTTAAGGCGGAATTTGTGGAAGCAAAATGGGATGGCCTGATTGCCGGACTGGATGCACGTCGCTATGACGCGGTGATTAACCAGGTTGCCATCACTGCGCCACGCCAGCAAAAATATGATTTTTCTGTGCCGTATATCTCTTCCCGAGCGGTGCTGATCGTGCGCAGCAATAACAGTGCGATTAAGTCATTCGATGATTTGAAGGGTAAAAAATCAGCCCATACCTTGACCAGCAACTTTGCCCAGCTGGCAACGCGCTACGGTGCACAAGTTGTTGGAACTGACGGCTTTAATCAGTCGGTCGACCTGGTCGCCAGCGGTCGCGCAGACGCCACCATCAACGACAATCTCTCCTACCTCGACTTCAAAAAGCACAGGCCTGATGTGAAGGTTAAGATCGCCGCAACGCTGCCAGCGGCCGAGGATGAAGGTATTCTGCTGCGCAAGGGCAATACGGAACTTAAGGCCGCCATTGATAAAGCCATTAGCGATATCAAATCTGACGGAACTTATCAGCGCATCTCACAGCACTATTTCGGCGCAGACGTGTCTGAATAG
- the queE gene encoding 7-carboxy-7-deazaguanine synthase QueE: protein MQYPINEMFQTLQGEGFYTGVPAIFIRLQGCPVGCSWCDTKHTWDKLADRETSLGDILLKTVETDAWGAADAPALLETIRRHGWTAKHIVITGGEPCIYDLTPLTAALQDSGFSCQIETSGTHQVRCTAQTWVTVSPKVNMRGGYDVLNQALVRADEVKHPVARQRDVDALDELLATLNDNKARIIALQPISQKADATQLCIDTCIARNWRLSMQTHKYLNIA from the coding sequence ATGCAGTACCCGATAAATGAGATGTTTCAGACGTTGCAAGGCGAAGGCTTTTATACCGGCGTTCCGGCTATTTTTATCCGCCTGCAGGGATGCCCGGTGGGCTGCAGCTGGTGTGATACTAAACACACCTGGGATAAGCTGGCCGATCGGGAGACATCGCTGGGGGATATTCTGCTGAAAACGGTAGAGACCGATGCCTGGGGCGCGGCCGATGCGCCCGCGCTGCTGGAAACGATCCGTCGACACGGCTGGACGGCAAAGCATATCGTGATCACCGGCGGTGAGCCGTGCATCTATGATCTGACGCCGTTGACCGCCGCGTTACAGGATAGCGGCTTCAGCTGTCAGATAGAAACCAGCGGCACCCATCAGGTGCGCTGCACGGCGCAAACCTGGGTAACGGTATCGCCCAAGGTGAATATGCGCGGCGGTTATGATGTGCTGAACCAGGCCCTAGTGCGCGCCGATGAGGTGAAGCACCCGGTAGCGCGTCAGCGCGACGTCGATGCGCTGGATGAACTGCTGGCTACGCTGAATGATAACAAGGCGCGTATCATTGCCCTGCAGCCGATCAGCCAAAAGGCCGATGCCACCCAACTCTGTATTGATACCTGCATTGCCCGTAACTGGCGGCTGTCGATGCAGACGCACAAATATCTCAATATTGCCTGA
- a CDS encoding acyltransferase family protein, which produces MKYRADIDGLRALAVLPVIAYHMGMGGIPGGFTGVDIFFVISGYLICGIIYQSALAGHFSYLDFYKRRCLRILPPLFVVLLATLLFGYYHLLPAQFSDLSNSATAALLSVSNIFFWKTTGYFDGPAELKPLLHTWSLAVEEQFYIIFPIVLLFVIRIFRRRTTQVMLLIIAASLALSIYGVTRKPTFTFYMLPTRAWELALGGIIAVAGLEAKTARLSQSFRHGMSLAGLALILYGFLMLNTDMPFPAWNALWPCVGSFLIILAGQQSVISRLLALKPVVYIGMISYCLYLWHWPIIVYARMFFNFAPGIREAVIAALTLGLAVASRYLIEIPFRYKLSFVTAGRAVTVSVIGLVVMTSGTLYKGHIDNHSGHFSQQALALAHYAEYSKMPEFDYQYRRGRCFVDGKNEEDKPFDRAFCLQTSAAAKNYVVIGDSHAAHLWRAISLTAGDGINVIQATSAGCKPLSRQTLHNPCTKLVDYVYDEWLPQHKIDGIIISARWAPEDIAPLRATLDHLKSRSNNIIVMGPTVEYTEALPNLLAYQTDGRKDLVASSVKPEIRDTDLKMAKAMSQQGIRYISVWSIVCPGGFCRGLASDGRPFSNDYGHFTLSGSKDVAQQAMAQMHNKKFM; this is translated from the coding sequence ATGAAATATCGTGCTGATATCGACGGGCTGCGTGCACTCGCCGTGCTGCCTGTCATTGCTTATCATATGGGGATGGGGGGGATTCCTGGGGGGTTTACCGGGGTCGATATCTTCTTTGTGATATCGGGTTATCTGATCTGCGGCATTATTTACCAAAGTGCGCTGGCGGGTCATTTCTCTTATCTCGATTTCTATAAACGTCGCTGCCTGCGTATTCTGCCGCCGCTGTTTGTGGTGCTGCTGGCAACGTTGCTTTTCGGCTATTACCATCTTCTTCCGGCACAATTCAGCGATCTGAGCAACAGCGCAACGGCAGCGCTGCTTTCCGTTTCCAATATTTTTTTCTGGAAAACGACCGGTTACTTTGACGGGCCAGCCGAGCTGAAGCCGCTGCTTCACACCTGGTCACTGGCTGTAGAAGAGCAGTTTTATATTATCTTCCCGATTGTATTGCTGTTTGTGATACGGATTTTCCGCCGCCGCACTACCCAGGTCATGCTGCTGATTATTGCCGCCTCGCTGGCGTTAAGTATTTACGGCGTGACGCGTAAACCGACTTTCACCTTCTATATGTTACCGACCCGGGCCTGGGAGCTGGCGCTGGGCGGGATCATTGCTGTTGCTGGGCTGGAGGCGAAAACGGCACGCCTCAGTCAGTCCTTCAGACACGGTATGAGTCTCGCCGGTCTGGCGCTAATCCTGTATGGTTTCCTGATGCTGAATACCGATATGCCCTTCCCGGCATGGAATGCGCTGTGGCCGTGCGTGGGGAGTTTCCTGATTATTCTTGCCGGTCAACAATCGGTGATATCGCGCCTGTTGGCCCTGAAGCCGGTCGTTTACATCGGCATGATCTCTTACTGTCTGTATCTGTGGCATTGGCCGATTATCGTCTACGCCCGCATGTTCTTTAACTTTGCACCGGGAATACGCGAAGCGGTGATTGCTGCGTTAACCCTGGGGCTGGCGGTGGCGTCACGCTACCTGATTGAAATCCCGTTTCGTTACAAATTGTCTTTCGTGACAGCAGGCAGAGCGGTTACCGTTTCCGTTATCGGACTGGTAGTAATGACCAGCGGCACGCTTTACAAAGGCCATATCGACAACCATTCCGGGCACTTTTCGCAACAGGCTCTCGCGCTTGCTCACTACGCGGAATATAGCAAAATGCCGGAATTTGATTATCAGTACCGTCGCGGGCGGTGCTTTGTTGACGGGAAAAATGAGGAAGATAAGCCGTTCGATCGCGCTTTCTGTCTGCAAACCTCGGCGGCAGCGAAGAATTATGTGGTGATCGGTGACAGCCATGCAGCTCACCTGTGGCGCGCCATCAGCCTGACGGCAGGTGATGGTATTAACGTGATCCAAGCCACTTCAGCCGGTTGCAAACCCCTTTCCCGCCAGACGCTGCACAATCCGTGTACAAAACTGGTGGACTATGTTTATGACGAGTGGCTCCCGCAGCATAAGATTGACGGCATTATTATTTCAGCCCGCTGGGCGCCGGAAGATATTGCGCCGCTGCGCGCCACGCTCGACCACCTTAAATCGCGTTCGAACAATATTATCGTGATGGGGCCGACCGTCGAGTACACCGAGGCGCTGCCAAACCTGCTGGCATATCAGACGGACGGGCGCAAAGATCTTGTCGCTTCGTCGGTAAAGCCAGAGATCCGTGACACCGATCTGAAGATGGCGAAGGCCATGTCCCAACAGGGAATTCGCTATATTTCGGTCTGGTCGATTGTATGCCCGGGCGGCTTCTGTCGCGGTTTAGCCTCTGACGGGCGGCCGTTCTCCAACGACTACGGTCACTTTACCCTGAGCGGCTCAAAAGACGTCGCGCAACAGGCCATGGCGCAAATGCATAATAAAAAATTTATGTGA
- the eno gene encoding phosphopyruvate hydratase, whose translation MSKIVKVIGREIIDSRGNPTVEAEVHLEGGFVGLAAAPSGASTGSREALELRDGDKSRFLGKGVTKAVGAVNGPIAEAVTGKDAKDQANIDKIMIDLDGTENKSKFGANAILAVSLAAAKAAAAAKGMPLYEHIAELNGTPGKFSMPLPMMNIINGGEHADNNVDIQEFMIQPVGAKTLKEAVRIGSEVFHNLAKVLKSKGMSTAVGDEGGYAPDLGSNAEALAVIAEAVKAAGYELGKDVTLAMDCAASEFYKDGKYVLAGEGNKAFTSEEFTHFLEDLTKQYPIVSIEDGLDESDWDGFAYQTKVLGDKIQLVGDDLFVTNTKILKEGIDKGIANSILIKFNQIGSLTETLAAIKMAKDAGYTAVISHRSGETEDATIADLAVGTAAGQIKTGSMSRSDRVAKYNQLIRIEEALGNRAPFNGLKEVKGQ comes from the coding sequence ATGTCCAAAATCGTTAAAGTCATCGGTCGCGAAATCATCGACTCCCGTGGTAACCCGACCGTTGAAGCAGAAGTTCATCTGGAAGGCGGCTTTGTCGGTCTGGCAGCAGCGCCATCAGGTGCTTCTACCGGTTCGCGCGAAGCGCTGGAACTGCGTGACGGTGACAAATCACGTTTCCTGGGTAAAGGCGTAACCAAAGCGGTTGGCGCGGTTAACGGTCCTATCGCTGAAGCGGTGACCGGTAAAGACGCGAAAGACCAGGCTAACATCGACAAGATCATGATCGATCTGGACGGTACTGAGAACAAATCCAAGTTTGGCGCTAACGCCATTCTGGCGGTTTCTCTGGCTGCCGCTAAGGCTGCAGCTGCCGCGAAAGGCATGCCGCTGTATGAGCACATCGCTGAACTGAACGGGACTCCGGGCAAATTCTCCATGCCACTGCCAATGATGAACATCATCAACGGCGGTGAGCACGCTGACAACAACGTCGACATTCAGGAATTCATGATCCAGCCTGTTGGCGCGAAAACCCTGAAAGAAGCGGTACGCATCGGTTCTGAAGTGTTCCACAACCTGGCAAAAGTGCTGAAGTCGAAAGGCATGAGCACCGCCGTAGGTGACGAAGGCGGCTACGCGCCTGACCTGGGTTCTAACGCCGAAGCGCTGGCCGTTATCGCTGAAGCGGTAAAAGCAGCAGGCTACGAGCTGGGCAAAGATGTGACCCTGGCGATGGATTGCGCAGCGTCTGAGTTCTACAAAGACGGTAAATACGTGCTCGCTGGCGAAGGCAACAAAGCCTTCACTTCCGAAGAGTTCACTCACTTCCTGGAAGATCTGACCAAACAGTACCCAATCGTCTCTATCGAAGACGGTCTGGACGAATCTGACTGGGATGGTTTCGCCTACCAGACCAAAGTGCTGGGCGACAAAATCCAGCTGGTGGGTGACGATCTGTTCGTGACCAACACTAAGATCCTGAAAGAAGGTATCGATAAAGGCATTGCTAACTCCATTCTGATCAAATTCAACCAGATCGGTTCTCTGACCGAAACGCTGGCGGCGATCAAAATGGCGAAAGATGCGGGTTATACGGCGGTCATCTCTCACCGTTCAGGTGAAACTGAAGATGCGACCATCGCTGACCTGGCGGTAGGTACTGCGGCTGGCCAGATCAAAACCGGTTCGATGAGCCGTTCTGACCGCGTTGCTAAGTACAACCAGCTGATCCGTATCGAAGAAGCGCTGGGTAACCGTGCGCCATTCAACGGTCTGAAAGAAGTAAAAGGCCAGTAA